TCAGTGAAGGCGCTGGATGAGCTTTTCGGGGTTGAGCCGCCCCCGGCAGCAAAGAAAATACGGGAACTCCTTTATATGTCGTTCTACGTCACCGACCACACCACGCACTTTTATGCATTGGGAGGTCCTGACTTCATCGTCGGCCCTGATGCGCCCCCTGCTGAAAGGAATATCCTCGGCGTTATCAAAAAGGTGGGACTCGATATCGGAAAGCAGGTCATCGACTGCAGGGCGAGAAATCATCATGTCATCAAAATGCTCGGTGGAAGAGGCGTCCATCCCACCGCAGGTCTTCCGGGCGGCTGGAGCAGAAGCATTTCCGAGGAAGAGCGGCAGGAAATCGAGGGGATCGCTCGGCAGAATATCGACTTCGCCCTCTTTTCGCTCAAGGCCTTCGATGATATCGTCTTGAAGAACAAACGCTACCTCGACCTCGTCACCTCGGATATCTACCTGCATAAAACCTATTACATGGGAACTGTCGACGAACACGATAGAGTCAATTTTTATGACGGCATGATCAGAGTGGTGGATCCAGAGGGAAAAGAGCTCGTCACGTATCATCCCCGCGAATACACGAGCCATATCGCCGAGCGCGTCGAGCCCTGGACCTATCTGAAATTCCCCTATCTCAAAAAGGTAGGATGGAAAGGCCTCGTCGACGGTATGGACAGCGGCGTCTATTGCGCCACCCCGTTGTCGCGGCTTAATGTGTCCGACAGCATGGCTACGCCGAGGGCGCAGGAGCACTTCGAGAGAATGTACGAGACTTTCGGATGCAAAAAGACAGATGGACGATACCAGCCTATCCATCACCGCCTTGCAACCCACTGGGCCAGGCTCATCGAGCTCCTCTATGCCGCCGAGCACATGCTCGAGCTCGCGGTCGACCCGGAGATCACGTCTCCCGAGGTGCGGACCATACCAAGCGGCATCAAAGGCGAGGGTGTCGGCTCGGTCGAAGCGCCGAGGGGGACCCTTACCCATCACTATGTCTCCGATGAGAAAGGCGTTCTCACCAAGGTCAACCTCATCGTCGGGACGACGAATAACTACGCGCCGATATCACTGTCCGTGAAAAGGGCTGCGGAGAAGTTGATCACCAAGGGCAAAGTGGTTGAAGAGGGGTTGCTCAACATGATCGAGATGGCCTTCAGGCTCTACGATCCCTGTTTCTCCTGCGCTACACATTCTCTGCCGGGAAAGATGCCGTTGATCGTGACAATACGAAGCAACAGCGGCGAGATTATCAGAACGTTCAGACGGGATTCATAAGAAACGCTGAAGGGGATCGACCATGAAGACGGTCATCATAGGCTTGGGAAACCCGATTCTCTCCGACGACAGCGTCGGGATAAAAGTATCAAGAGCTCTGCACCATACACTGAACGGCTGCAGCGGCATCGATATTACCGAAGTATACGCCGGGGGCATCCGGCTCATGGACGCCATGACAGGATATGACAGGGCGGTAATCATTGACGCTGTCGTCACGGAACACAGCGAGCCCGGAAGATATTACCGGCTCTCACTTTCAGACCTGGTGTCGACGAGAAACACCGTCTCTGTTCATGACATGAACCTCCCCACCGCCCTTGAAATGGGCCGGATGCTCGATGTCCCCCTGCCTGAGCATATCGATATCTGGGGAATCGAGGCGAAGGATGTCGAGACCTTCAGCGAAGGTCTTTCGGAGGCCGTCGCACAAGCGGTACCTGCCGTGGTTTCCTGCATTTTACAAGACCTGGGCCTCTCGGACTGCGCGAACAATCATGCGAGGTGGTAATATGAGAATCGGCGTATATTTCTGCAACTGCGGATCAAATGTTTCGGACAAAATCGATGCCGAGCAGGTGCAAGCGCGCGTACAGCAGCTGCCCGGCGACGTCGTCTTCAAGACGGTCGATTTCATGTGCTCCGAAGACGGCAAGGCTTTCCTGGAAAAGGATCTCAAGGACAATACCGTAGAGCGGGTCGTCATATCCGCCTGCTCCCCCCGCGAGCACGAGAACACCTTCATGAAAGTGCTGTCGCAGGCCGGCATTAATCCCTACCTTATGCAGATGGTGAATGCCCGGGAGCAGATTGCATGGGTTACGGAAGACAAG
The Nitrospirota bacterium DNA segment above includes these coding regions:
- a CDS encoding hydrogenase maturation protease — protein: MKTVIIGLGNPILSDDSVGIKVSRALHHTLNGCSGIDITEVYAGGIRLMDAMTGYDRAVIIDAVVTEHSEPGRYYRLSLSDLVSTRNTVSVHDMNLPTALEMGRMLDVPLPEHIDIWGIEAKDVETFSEGLSEAVAQAVPAVVSCILQDLGLSDCANNHARW
- a CDS encoding Ni/Fe hydrogenase subunit alpha — protein: MKQITIDPITRLEGHGKIEIFLNEDGDVANTYFQIPELRGFEQFSIGRLAEDMPVITNRICGVCPEAHHLASVKALDELFGVEPPPAAKKIRELLYMSFYVTDHTTHFYALGGPDFIVGPDAPPAERNILGVIKKVGLDIGKQVIDCRARNHHVIKMLGGRGVHPTAGLPGGWSRSISEEERQEIEGIARQNIDFALFSLKAFDDIVLKNKRYLDLVTSDIYLHKTYYMGTVDEHDRVNFYDGMIRVVDPEGKELVTYHPREYTSHIAERVEPWTYLKFPYLKKVGWKGLVDGMDSGVYCATPLSRLNVSDSMATPRAQEHFERMYETFGCKKTDGRYQPIHHRLATHWARLIELLYAAEHMLELAVDPEITSPEVRTIPSGIKGEGVGSVEAPRGTLTHHYVSDEKGVLTKVNLIVGTTNNYAPISLSVKRAAEKLITKGKVVEEGLLNMIEMAFRLYDPCFSCATHSLPGKMPLIVTIRSNSGEIIRTFRRDS